The genome window GAGGCAGGATTAGATCAGTTAAAATGCCAATAATGGTAaaagagatataaaataatctacctactagctgcgccccgcggttgcaCCCGCTTCagccgtatcccgtaggaataacggaataaaaagttgcctttgtgttattccagttatccagctatctacatggcatttttattggaatcggttcaatagtttttgcgtgaaagagtaacaaaaatacacacatcCATCACACGTGCGTGCCACGGgtaaagccggggcggatagAATTATAAAACTCATCCTGATGCACGCTTATCAACACACACTCAGACATCTTCACATACATATACAGTCACACCCATCCACACACCCACTCACACACACgcactcttttttattttattttattaatttctacttTCCTTCTTGTCCCCTCATATCaagaaaatgataaatatgacgtattataattaaaggcATACTAATTTAACTAAAGTAAGGAAAGAAGCTGGTGCCTGTCCACACAGGCGAATTCTTTAAACTCAGCTTAGAACGGGTGCCTCTTATCACAATTTCTGTAATTGTCTATAATTTAGAATATCTAGCAATTTGATAAGATTTCTTTTttccaaataattataaataacatttattttcaatttatctgcacatgtggataacattaccactgcttaaaacggtgaaggaaaacatcgtgaggaaaccggcatgtccaagaatcaaaagttcgacgacgtgtgacatctgccaacccgcacttggccagcgtggtggattatggtctgaaccctcacaggaggcctgtgtcccagcagtgggaacacatatgggctgatgatgatgatgataatacaGCAGACGAACGAAAAAGtcttaattatatgttatgctTATGACTTAATTTTGCCGCCTTTCGAAATGGATGcttttagtaaaattataattgtgtaattgaggataatttattaatgtgaacATACTATAGTTGTCTGACATTAGTTATACATTAGTTatacgatgatgatgataaataacatttatttttcagtggTACAATTCTATCTGGTGATTTTAATTTGGAGCTCCATAGTGAAGATGGCCAGAGACGACACCGTGAAATATGTGCGAAATAGAGAAACTGTTTAATTCATATAACctcttttaattttgatacaaactttattaacgtatatatttatgaaatcattTATAGTGACATTGTTTAATAAGCAAATcgtaattatatgtataattgttaaaaatttaattttataatcttcgGTTATATCGTTCATTTGCTActgattgatatttttatatctttaacatTGATGTGTTAAAAACCCAAGAtgctcataaataatattaaatttaaaactgtgCGTTCCTTTTCAATAGACCAACTCGCATCTAGGCGCGGctttataaaaacactttaaaCAATTTGCGTAAGGTAacactaaataattaatacatataattggTAAGTATTAAGCGATAATTTCAAGCGTTATTCATATGATTGTGCATCttgggtttttttatttattaattaatggttttaatttatcatttaacatAACAAACCTCAAtgtatgtacaaaaaaaattatgttgtgTGTGGACGTTTAGAAAAGTTTTGTAgaattactaataaatttgCTCATTTACAACCGACGTTTCCAAATACGAAGATGGTACAccttcgtattttttttttaaattctattttttttgttttgtttgccGATAATTTCGctggttttcaaccgattgacgtgaatgtttttgtgtttgacagttaattattattatcgttttaaaatttggAAGTATCTCTCTCACTGGGACGTCGGTGAGTGCTAACAAActatgttaataaatgttataaatttaagccTTTAAATGTCctgtttaatacttttaaaggTTAAAATcgcatattttattgttttatgttggATAACGGAAagcattttgtataataataaaacttcttaAATTTTTGCAATAACAATCACCtatatttgtagttttttcGCGAGTAATTTGCTAAAgcataaaaaagatatttaaaagcaatttgtgatacaaatattttagaagataaattattaaagaactaatgaaatatattttttaatatttacagatGCTATCGTGccttaaaaatagaatttatagttttatattctgttattttttaaacttaaaaaaaattacatattgtaaatagtatagtatagatataagtGATTAtgccaaaaataaaacaactcgaataaaataaattattctttttatttattacattataaaaaatttattgtttgcaCTTTTTACATTCCGAATATAGATGAAACACTATAATTACGTAGTTTTCTAGtgctataatataaagtttataaaaatatacttatagatGAGTCGAATGCGACCACTTCAATTGGCCCGTTTATTAAAAGCGACCGCGTGTTGTTAACTGCCTGAATGATATCCTAATTAAACTGACTGACAAAAGCGTTAATACAGATGACTATACAAGAATAAAAACTCAATGAAGCTctgcgtatttttttttgagtattcaattaatttttgagaGTTGGGACATCgtagatgttataatattataatcaaatgcAAATCAAATGcgatgatttaattataaccttAAATTTAAGTAGAAGCAGTAAAATTTacgaaatatatacaaatatggaCCTACCTACACTCAGACATTCTTTGGTCTAGGTCCAATTctgaaacatatatattttttttggaatGCGTCGTGGAAACATGTCAATTTAATAGCTTTTTCCGTGTTATCTAATTTCTAAGCTGATGTATACCAATTATCGATGTGATGCAAACTCTTCAGTCGTTCAGtttcttcaccgttttctTCCAATTGTTTGAAAAAGCTCGCAACTATCATGAGCATGTAGAAGCGAATCActgtaattgaaaataatcttatataaactttcaatgtttttgggctaattgcaaatattttcgCCGGTTTCCTTTTCCCCGCCATtaccagtccattcctttctCCAATCAATCCCTTTCTTTTCCCTTACcagcagcgcattcgcagtaCAGTATCTCTGTGGATGTTCATAGGCAGTGGTGATTGCTAACCATCGCAAtcgttcatttaaaaaaaggtaaCCAAGGAAGAAAAGTGATCAAGTAGATTTCATTGAATCTATAGGGATAAAATGAAAAGCTAAAAGGCTCCTGTATCTCGGAGCCAACACCCATAACTTTGGTAATGGACGTCAATGGCGACACATTTAGCTACTAACACTAGTCTTGTATTAGATAATTACTATTCGATCTatggatataaaatttacatgatATTGTTATCAGAAAGCGTCATACAAGATATCTTAGAAGAAaagcatttttctttttattagtGGCATCACTTAGTAGAGTCACTGCGCCAATTCCCTGTGTAAAtcttaaagattttttgaGAAACATCACATTTGGTCATGTTTGTATCCATTAGGACTATATAAAGCATGTTACATAAGCTCCTAGATACAAACAGTTTTTAGGTTGTTTGTAGGTAATGGACagtgttttgaataataacaGTTCTCCTGGCTGAAATTCCACCACAACAATCACACTCGGTTCACCAGCCAATAGTCCTGAAGATATCATAGTACAGGCATACGTGCATAAACACAAATGCACTCTATACCATGACACTTAtggatttgaaaaaaataaagcatagaAACAACAGCACGTGTCCAATAATTTAGTTGAGTTGGCATTGACAAACCTATTTATCAGTATAAATATAGTAGGGTAAtatgttcaatttttttttttatgttacagtcggcaatggagctggtgggacgcctgatggtaagcgctaccaccgcccatgaacatttggagaggcataaggtccattgcagaccttacgcctctacaaatggattgctgactttttgggaagggattaagaaaggattggcaataggaataaaggaaaggactgggaagggtaaggaaaatgatatgggcctcctctcaattgacatttttataaaattttgtattttctagCTGTTGACCGTAGCTTCTGCGCGTTTTGAGAGCAAATTCCAAAGGCAATAAGATATTTCACCGAAAAATTTAGCCTGTATTACTACTTACTACTCTAGacccttttttattgtttcttttatagtggggaaatctggCATACTAGATATCCATGGCTCCCGGGGAAgaagccgtgggttatgtccgattcctaccgactatcAAGCCCCCTAACTATCTCCTGACAGAATTATTGCAAGTATTAACCAAGAATATTTCAGCATAGAGTTGCTCCAATGCTTTTTCGTTCGTATAGTATTAGTCAGGTAGTAAGAATTTAGATACTTACTAAGCGCCAAGAACTCGATGACATAGAGGAGTAGCGAATTATCGCTGGTGTGGTTGACCAGACTCGTTGTGCTCCACAGAACGAACATCAGGACCGAGATACTGACTTGTATGGATGTCCAGATTATCCATGGCTTTATTAGTTTCAGTTTCTCCTGGAATTGTTTGATAAAACCATTAATCTCTTGGACATGAATCTTAAAAGATGCATTATTctctaaaatgtattaataataatatttactaaaagaataataaaaattatttactaaaagaaatatttactaattaatgttatgatattttaaatagaaatgctAAAACTCTAAGGTAAAAGTTTTCGCTCCTTTCAACACACGCTTTAATTGCTTAGATTCGATGGTAACTGTCTTTATGGAACTActatgtttttgtaatataaagaaCTCATGATTAGGGCAACCTCGCGACttcttacaataaataataatcatgttCCCAATAAATGCTATGCAGAATGAAAACTAACAGAATAGTGGTCATCTACACCATTGagtcaaccaaacaaacaaacaaatattaattttaaattagcatATAATTGTATTCAGTGGAACGTGTTTGgacgtaattaatataacaaatgaatTGTGACGGGTTCTGCATTGCTAAATAATCTGATTGCATGTTGATTAACAACCTGACAGACACACTCTATTTGTTGTTTTGATCGTAAAAGtggatgaaattaattataataattatcctcttttttaaataacaggcactatacattttcaatgttttcagATTCTAAATCTTGTCCCAAGtagtaatacatattacaattcTAAGGTTAAAGTTTTCACTCCTTaaagtttaaagtttttacCCAAAACCGcttaaattagtttatttattttttattatcgtaTAGTCGAATTTCCGAGTCCTCTTGTGGGGTATAGGATAGATCCTTTATGCATCTGTTACACGCATCGATTATATCTTTACGGTAATGCTTTCCTTCCTTCTGTATCCAGCCTTACCGTGAAGCCGGGAAATAAACCTAGCACCATTAACCGTGgtgatattatttgtatatacctacatacccTAATAACCCCGACCAGCAGGATAGCGGTCAGGAACAAAGTGAAAGAGTGTGTCAGCGTCAGTCCGATGACGACTGTGTAGGCGAAGGCCACGTTGAAGTCGCTGACATCGAACTCCTCAGGCAGGTGGAGGATGGACTTGAGGCATTGAGCTAGCGCCAATATTGAGTATAGCTGGAATAGAACATTAGCTCATCAACGGGAAGGTTCCAAATActtttacatttgttttttttggcGGTTTCCAAAGATAAAAAGTAAGTTTGTAAAGATCGATTTGATTAAAGAATCAAATCGACCTTTActataaagaatttataaataacgacACATCTTTATGTGtcatatgaatttataaataacgacACATAAAGATGtttcgttatttataaattctttatagtacatataataaatatagcattacaaaaataacatgtaaCCTACGTGTACAAATCAgttctttatttatgatacGGCAGACAAACACAAATACACACTCTTCGTTTGTTCAgggatttaaatattatttaataattccttAACAACTATATCCAGtaaaaatcaatgttttaatGCCTACTTACAATGACAATAATACCAGAAAATATGCTCCCAAATTTCAAGGAAAGACAGGCGAAACTCCGCTGCCGTGGAATCACGTCCAGAGAACTGGAAAATTCTGAAAAGTGTAGTACGGggacattaaattatataggaataattatttctttctaaattAGTCCAGAtcggctttcaaataaaaaataatcatccaAAGGCTGCTTAGTTGTTCATGAAAGAGTATATCTACCCAAACAAATTCgcatatataatgttatacatCTATTATACTGCGATACATCcattaatatatctaattaGATACCATAAATCAAGAGGCCTTggatttctaaatatttttttttttattaattgccgCATTCGTATTACCTTCTTGGTACATTAAGTAATTAACAAATCGGTCACAGGTATCCGGGAACAAGCGCCTCTAACGAGGTCTGCTTTGTAAACAAATGGTTACtacatcaataattttttaattacgattGATTTCTTTATTCGAATACAGTCTAT of Zerene cesonia ecotype Mississippi chromosome 16, Zerene_cesonia_1.1, whole genome shotgun sequence contains these proteins:
- the LOC119832789 gene encoding uncharacterized protein LOC119832789 isoform X2 translates to MKSKFSSSLDVIPRQRSFACLSLKFGSIFSGIIVILYSILALAQCLKSILHLPEEFDVSDFNVAFAYTVVIGLTLTHSFTLFLTAILLVGVIREKLKLIKPWIIWTSIQVSISVLMFVLWSTTSLVNHTSDNSLLLYVIEFLALMIRFYMLMIVASFFKQLEENGEETERLKSLHHIDNWYTSA
- the LOC119832789 gene encoding uncharacterized protein LOC119832789 isoform X1; the protein is MYQEEFSSSLDVIPRQRSFACLSLKFGSIFSGIIVILYSILALAQCLKSILHLPEEFDVSDFNVAFAYTVVIGLTLTHSFTLFLTAILLVGVIREKLKLIKPWIIWTSIQVSISVLMFVLWSTTSLVNHTSDNSLLLYVIEFLALMIRFYMLMIVASFFKQLEENGEETERLKSLHHIDNWYTSA